A window of Halovivax gelatinilyticus genomic DNA:
AATGCCCAACCCGAGGCCGTGTCCGGTCACGTGGAGGAACTGCCCTTCGTAGCCCGCTTCTTCGATAATCGAGCGGGCGGTCGCGTCGACGTCGGCGGCGACGACGCCGGGTTCGATCATCTCAATCGCGGCCTCCTGGGCCTCTCGGACCGTCTCGAACGCGTCGACGAATCCGGCGGGTGGGTCGCCGCCGGCCACGAGTACGCGAGATTGATCCGACAGATAGCCGTCGACCGAACAGCCGAAGTCGATGATCACCGGATCGCCGTCCTCGATCGTCCGATTGCTGTAGGCGTGGGGCGGGTGAGATCCGTTCGGTCCGCTCGCGACCTGCGTCGAGCCTCGATCACCGGCTCCGTATTTCCGAACGCGGTATTCGATCTCGGCTGCGAGTTCGTTTTCGGTCATCCCGACGACGTCGAGCGACCGAACCTCCTCGGAGACGGTGTCCGTGATGTCGGCGGCCTCTCGCATCTTGTCGATCTCACTCTCGCTCTTTCGCCGTCGGAGCGATAACATGAGATCGGTGGAAGTCGAAAACTCCGCGTCGAGGACCGACACGAGGTCGATCACGTACATCCCCCACATCTCCTCGTTGACGAGTACGGTCTCGGCGTCGGCGATGCCGATCTCCGCAACCGCCTCGCGTAGCTTCTCGATCGGGTCGTCGCTATCCTCCCAGATGTGCATCGTCGGGACCCACGACTGATTTTCGAGCTGTCGTCGGTACGGGTCCGGGGCGAAGTACGCCGGCTCCCCCTCGGCCGGGACGATAAGAAAGAGGTGGCGCTTTTGTTCTCTGGTCAGAAAGCCGCTCAGGTAGTACTGGTCGATTCCCTTCGAAAGAATTAGCGCATCGGCGTCACGCTCTCTCAGTAGCTTCTGTGCCCGTTCGGTTCGCTCTCGCCGATCGTCTGTGGGTTGGTATTGCACACCTCTATCTTCGCCGTTGGCGCGATAATAGTTAGGGTAGAATACCGTCACTGTACGACAATGAACCGTCTCTCAATTATTTTCTACCGCATATAGGGATTTAGCCGACCGAATGGAATTTTATCTGGGCGGAACGCGAACGTTGTCGTCAGGGTTCTCGCGGCTCGGCGATCTCGTCGATCACCTCGAAGACGGCGTCGATTTCCTCGTCGTACGTGAAGAAATGGGGTGCGACGCGGATGCCACCGGCCCGGCTGCTGACGTTGAATCCGCGCTCGTGGAGGTCCTTCGTCACCCGTTTTGCGTCGGCCACCTGCACGTTGACGAGCCCCCCTCGACGGTCGCTCTCGTGTGGCGTCGCGACCGAGAATCCGTAGCGTTCGGCGGTTTCGATCGCTCGATCGGTCAGGGAAACGACGCGGTCTCTGACGTTTTCGACCCCGAACTCGCGGATGGTCTCGATGCCGGCGGTGGCCGTGTACGCGTTCGATACCGCGGGCGTTCCGAGTTCGAAGCGCCGGGTTCCGTCCGCGTAGCCCGGCTCGTAGATGTCGAAGTCGAACGTCTCTTCCACCCCGAACCAGCCGCGACTCGTCGGTTCGAGCTGGTTGGCCAGCTCCTTTCTCACGTAGAGAAATGCGATCCCCGGCCCGCCGAGTAAGAACTTCAACGTCCCGGTCGTGAGCATATCGATGTTCTGTGCTTTGACGTCGATCGGGACGATCCCCGCCGACTGGTAGGCGTCGACGAACAGGTACCCACCGCGGTCGTGAACGGCGTCGGCGACCGATTCCACGTCGATGAGGCCGCCGGTGAACGGTGAGGCGTGGGCCGTACAGACCATGAGGGTGTCTTCGGTCAGCTGCTCGGCGTAGGACTCGACCGGCACGTACCGTCGATCACCCGGATCGGCAAATTTCAACGCGGCTCCCCGCTCGCGCTGGGCGTGCCAGAATTGCGGGACGGTCGGAAAGTCGAGCGTGGACGTGACGACTTCGTGTCTGTCCGTATAGTCGAACGCGCTCGCCACCTGTGAAATGGCCGAGGTCGCACTCGAAACGACGGCGATTTCGTCGGGTTCGGCGTTGATGAGCGCGGCGAAGCTCTCCTTTGCGTCTTCGACGGCCACCAGCCACTCGTCCCACGGCCGAGCCTTCGTCACCCAGTATCGCTCGTACTCCCGCCGGGCCTCCAGGCCGCTCCGTGGAACCGGACCGACGGAACAGTTTCGGAGATGGACCCAGCCTTCGTCGGCGATGGCCGGAAACCGGTCACGCCACGACTCGATTGACATAGTATCGCACGTATTTACGCTGAGTACACATAAATGAACGCAGTGCTGTCGGCCCGTCTACTCCTAAATTGTTTGATTCACATCATCATTTCCGGGCGCTCCGGTGCCGACTACGGACTCGAAACTCTCGGGAACCCGACCGGCGTCCTCGCGTTATCTGGAGACGTGTTCTAGTTCCCACTCGTCGGCCGGGATGACGGCCTCGGCGTCGGCTTCGATTCGCATCCCGTCGAGGCCCACGCTCGGCGATGTGATCATCGTGCTCGCCGGCAGGTGATCGTCGGGCAGGACCGATTCGCGGACGCGGCAGGTCTCGATGTACTCGTCGTCGTCGAGTGCTTCGGTGACGAGTTCGAGCCTGACGACGTCGCGCAGGTCACCGCCGGCGAGCGCCAGTAACTCTTCGATCGTATCGAGGACGTATTGGAGCTGTTTCGCGACGTCGTCGGGCGCGACGACGTCCCCGTTCGAATCCAGCGGACCGGTCCCCGAGACGTACAGCTGCTTGTGCGTCCCGTGATCGACGACCACCGCCTCCGAGTGCGGGAGGCCGCTAACGCCGTCGACGGAATCGAACACCGACAGGTCGCTCCCGACGTCAGCACCGATAACGGTCTTTTTCATACGAAATCGATCGCAGAGCGTCTACTTTATGCTATTGTGTAGCACCTAACGAGTTCGTCGACGCGATCCGCTCGAACCTCTCGGATTCGTAATCACTTCAACGGCCGGTAGCCGGTAAACCAGGGTTTAATAGACGACGCTCGCTTCTAGCAGTGAATGTCTATCGAATCCTGGAGAGCTAGATTTCCCGAGATTTCGACGGGAGATCGAATCCACCTGAACAACTGTTCGGTCGGCCCCATCCCCGAAACCGGGCTGGAGGCGGCGGATGCGTTCAAACGCTCGTTAGTCGAGGAGATCAATCCGTGGGAGGCGTGGCTCGAGACGGTCGACGAGGCCGTCGAACGCTTCGCCGAACTCATCAACGCCGACGTCGACGAGGTCGCGATCATGACGAGCGCGACGCAGGCGATTTCTGGCGTGGCGAGCGCGTTCGACTTCGACGAGCGAGACGAAGTCGTCACGTCGGACCTCGACTTCCCGACCGTTCCGCACGTCTGGCACGCACACGAATCGCGGGGTGCGACCGTTCGATACGCTGAATCGGGCGACCGTCACCACGTGCCGGCCGAGGCGTACATCGAGGAGCTCTCTGACCGAACCCAGCTGGTCTGTACGGCCCACGCCTATCCGTTCACCGGCGGGTTACTGGACGTCGAACCCGTCGCAGACGCCGTTCACGACCGGGGTGGGTACCTCTTTCTGGACGCCTACCAGTCGGCGGGGATCGTTCCGATCGACGTCAAAGCACAGAACATCGACATGCTCACGGCCGGCTCGCCGAAATTCTTACTCGGCGGACCCGGCATGGCGTTCCTGTACGTCGACCGTGACGTCGCGAACGAACTCGAACCCACCGCGAGGGGCTGGTTCGGCGTCAAGGACCGATTCGACTTTCCCCTCCGCGATCCGGAGTACGCACCCGGCACTCGTCGCTTCGAGATGGGGACGCCGCCCGTTCCGAGCGCGTTCACCGCCAATGCCGGTCTGGAAACCCTCCTCGAGTACGGCATCGAGAACGTCAGAGAGCGCGTCGTCGAGACCTCCGGCCACCTGATCGAGGCGGCCGAAGCACGGGGGTATTCCGTAGCGACGCCGCGCGACGACGAGCGACGGGCCGGCGTCGTCAACGTGCAGGTCGAAAACCCGGACGCGACAC
This region includes:
- a CDS encoding M24 family metallopeptidase, which produces MQYQPTDDRRERTERAQKLLRERDADALILSKGIDQYYLSGFLTREQKRHLFLIVPAEGEPAYFAPDPYRRQLENQSWVPTMHIWEDSDDPIEKLREAVAEIGIADAETVLVNEEMWGMYVIDLVSVLDAEFSTSTDLMLSLRRRKSESEIDKMREAADITDTVSEEVRSLDVVGMTENELAAEIEYRVRKYGAGDRGSTQVASGPNGSHPPHAYSNRTIEDGDPVIIDFGCSVDGYLSDQSRVLVAGGDPPAGFVDAFETVREAQEAAIEMIEPGVVAADVDATARSIIEEAGYEGQFLHVTGHGLGLGIHEPPYLMSGSYMDGGNRLELEEGMVLTVEPAIYEPEEWGIRVEDIVLVTDDGSERLNGSDHGWEPL
- a CDS encoding RidA family protein, whose product is MKKTVIGADVGSDLSVFDSVDGVSGLPHSEAVVVDHGTHKQLYVSGTGPLDSNGDVVAPDDVAKQLQYVLDTIEELLALAGGDLRDVVRLELVTEALDDDEYIETCRVRESVLPDDHLPASTMITSPSVGLDGMRIEADAEAVIPADEWELEHVSR
- a CDS encoding aminotransferase class V-fold PLP-dependent enzyme produces the protein MSIESWRDRFPAIADEGWVHLRNCSVGPVPRSGLEARREYERYWVTKARPWDEWLVAVEDAKESFAALINAEPDEIAVVSSATSAISQVASAFDYTDRHEVVTSTLDFPTVPQFWHAQRERGAALKFADPGDRRYVPVESYAEQLTEDTLMVCTAHASPFTGGLIDVESVADAVHDRGGYLFVDAYQSAGIVPIDVKAQNIDMLTTGTLKFLLGGPGIAFLYVRKELANQLEPTSRGWFGVEETFDFDIYEPGYADGTRRFELGTPAVSNAYTATAGIETIREFGVENVRDRVVSLTDRAIETAERYGFSVATPHESDRRGGLVNVQVADAKRVTKDLHERGFNVSSRAGGIRVAPHFFTYDEEIDAVFEVIDEIAEPREP
- a CDS encoding aminotransferase class V-fold PLP-dependent enzyme, whose protein sequence is MSIESWRARFPEISTGDRIHLNNCSVGPIPETGLEAADAFKRSLVEEINPWEAWLETVDEAVERFAELINADVDEVAIMTSATQAISGVASAFDFDERDEVVTSDLDFPTVPHVWHAHESRGATVRYAESGDRHHVPAEAYIEELSDRTQLVCTAHAYPFTGGLLDVEPVADAVHDRGGYLFLDAYQSAGIVPIDVKAQNIDMLTAGSPKFLLGGPGMAFLYVDRDVANELEPTARGWFGVKDRFDFPLRDPEYAPGTRRFEMGTPPVPSAFTANAGLETLLEYGIENVRERVVETSGHLIEAAEARGYSVATPRDDERRAGVVNVQVENPDATLEALHERNVKVSGRNGGIRAGVHFFNTESEMDAFVDVLDDVTNPR